From one Coffea eugenioides isolate CCC68of chromosome 11, Ceug_1.0, whole genome shotgun sequence genomic stretch:
- the LOC113753400 gene encoding uncharacterized protein LOC113753400, whose translation MARQVFFTLKSRFSFVDERFLNELLHRTMFRYGHFLWVWLCNFMLNIFWLMVKYMHRVNADEAQENVSKFNVNHSQEDGEVISKTSMGFDSDFTTQKESSNLTFSLRSQKSADSKEQTAETEDSAFLQSGFRSSTRKYQFMAAGNLREFMEEPEIRSFTIQEMFVGSDDGLIQNSDGRVIQDEDEMKSSSEVQDLDRCSNASSNGDGLLIDLRYDKRDDIEESTTKEETPEEEIADHLLETPFSEEILESKQRESSAQNKVSTYEELDDEICYEVHLLQRDDSSDCFSEPELENSFDESLAGNHEVQSRITELPSSDAKDSEIFASTSPMISNTDRNPEISERCSSGKDVINGNLCTVGEADDDIEDDYIELEPRSKDANKADETILSRKDESLFELAHAGGKETQLMDDRPQNFREESLGKESWESNSDDEDEFDILLEHQQLVKQMKMERKNSMARGLPTISENEDCETPKVLDYLKPLKIDEKFEYKDLMEEIQKFYKSYAEKTRKLDILNYQTLHAISFLQHKDSQLFIPSKRSLLSSIKPFSLPSISMSKQRRIYADPTLKSITEMHRDLELVYVGHICLSWEILQWQYGKVKELLEYDSQGNHSYNQVAGEYQQFQVLVQRFLEDERFNGPRIQHFVKSRCACRGLLQVPIIKDDCFKDKKETTGDEIDAISISMLAQTLKESMHVFWEFLRADKEEADGILKSVQGSLADPRAAVDSELLTNVRTRLEKKERKLRDIQRSVNCIVKRFQKQQAGQTSNALLISQVELKLVSRVLSLPRLTTDHLIWCQKKLDNINIVNRKICVEPAFLLFPC comes from the exons ATGGCTAGACAGGTTTTCTTTACCCTCAAAAGCCGCTTTAGCTTTGTAGATGAGAGGTTTTTGAACGAGCTTTTGCACAGAACGATGTTTAGGTATGGCCATTTTCTGTGGGTTTGGCTATGCAACTTCATGCTCAATATCTTCTGGTTGATGGTCAAATACATGCACAG GGTTAACGCTGATGAGGCGCAAGAgaatgtttcaaaatttaatgtCAATCATTCTCAAGAAGATGGTGAAGTGATTTCAAAGACTTCCATGGGTTTTGACTCCGATTTTACTACTCAAAAAGAGAGTTCAAACCTCACCTTCAGCTTAAGAAGTCAGAAATCTGCAGATTCCAAAGAACAGACTGCAGAAACAGAGGACTCTGCTTTTCTGCAGAGTGGCTTTAGATCAAGCACTCGAAAGTATCAGTTCATGGCGGCCGGGAATCTGAGAGAATTCATGGAAGAGCCGGAAATAAGGAGCTTTACCATTCAAGAAATGTTTGTGGGTTCAGATGACGGTTTGATTCAGAATAGTGATGGTAGAGTtattcaagatgaagatgagaTGAAAAGCAGCTCTGAAGTTCAAGATTTGGATAGGTGTTCTAATGCTTCTTCAAATGGTGATGGTCTTCTGATTGACTTGAGATACGACAAAAGAGATGATATTGAAGAATCTACTACGAAAGAAGAGACTCCTGAGGAAGAAATAGCAGATCATTTACTCGAAACTCCGTTCAGTGAAGAGATTCTGGAGAGTAAACAACGTGAAAGTTCAGCTCAAAACAAAGTCTCCACCTACGAAGAGTTGGACGATGAGATTTGCTATGAAGTCCATTTGCTTCAAAGGGATGATTCCTCAGATTGTTTTTCAGAGCCAGAGTTAGAGAATTCTTTTGATGAATCACTTGCTGGTAATCATGAAGTTCAGTCAAGAATAACAGAACTACCTTCTTCTGATGCAAAGGATTCTGAAATCTTTGCATCTACCAGTCCCATGATTAGTAATACTGACAGAAATCCAGAAATAAGTGAAAGATGCTCAAGTGGGAAAGATGTCATAAATGGTAACTTATGCACTGTTGGGGAAGCAGATGACGACATTGAGGATGATTACATAGAATTGGAGCCTCGTTCAAAGGATGCAAATAAGGCTGATGAAACTATTTTGTCCCGGAAAGATGAAAGCTTGTTTGAACTTGCACATGCTGGAGGTAAGGAAACACAATTGATGGATGACCGTCCACAAAATTTCCGAGAAGAGAGCTTGGGAAAGGAATCATGGGAATCAAACtctgatgatgaagatgagtTTGATATCCTATTGGAACACCAGCAACTAGTTAAAcaaatgaaaatggaaagaaagaattCGATGGCTAGAGGGCTTCCTACTATTTCAGAAAATGAAGATTGCGAGACTCCAAAGGTTTTAGATTATCTGAAACCACTAAAAATTGATGAAAAGTTCGAGTACAAAGATCTCATGGAagaaatccagaaattctacaAGAGTTATGCAGAAAAAACGCGAAAATTGGACATCTTGAATTATCAGACCTTGCATGCAATCA GTTTCCTTCAGCACAAGGATTCTCAACTTTTTATCCCAAGTAAAAGATCTTTACTTTCATCCATCAAGCCCTTTTCTTTACCGAGCATTTCGATGTCAAAACAACGTAGGATCTATGCTGATCCCACCCTTAAATCCATCACTGAAATGCATAGAGACCTTGAGTTGGTCTATGTTGGACACATTTGCCTTTCATGGGAGATTTTGCAGTGGCAATATGGAAAAGTAAAGGAGTTGCTAGAATATGATTCTCAAGGTAATCACTCCTATAATCAAGTGGCAGGAGAATACCAACAGTTTCAAGTGCTTGTGCAAAGATTTTTGGAGGATGAGCGATTTAATGGACCTAGAATTCAACACTTTGTTAAAAGCAGATGCGCCTGCCGTGGTCTTCTTCAAGTTCCAATCATCAAAG ATGATTGTTTCAAGGACAAGAAGGAAACTACAGGAGATGAAATAGATGCAATATCAATTTCCATGTTGGCACAAACCCTGAAGGAATCGATGCACGTCTTCTGGGAATTTCTTCGTGCTGATAAGGAGGAAGCTGATGGAATACTGAAGAGTGTTCAAGGAAGTCTAGCTGATCCTCGGGCTGCTGTCGATTCTGAGCTTCTTACAAACGTTAGGACTCGTCTTGAGAAG AAGGAGAGAAAGCTCAGAGACATACAGAGAAGTGTAAATTGCATAGTGAAGAGGTTCCAAAAACAGCAGGCAGGCCAAACAAGTAATGCATTGCTGATCTCTCAGGTGGAACTGAAATTGGTATCGAGAGTATTAAGCTTACCAAGATTGACAACTGATCATCTGATCTGGTGCCAGAAGAAACTAGATAACATCAATATTGTTAACAGGAAGATTTGCGTTGAGCCGGCTTTCCTACTCTTTCCATGCTAA
- the LOC113753703 gene encoding 60S ribosomal protein L34 has translation MVQRLTYRKRHSYATKSNQHRVVKTPGGKLVYQTTKKRASGPKCPVTGKRIQGIPHLRPAEYKRSRLARNRRTVNRAYGGVLSGSAVRERIIRAFLVEEQKIVKKVLKIQKAKEKLAAKS, from the exons ATGGTGCAGCGGCTCACTTATCGCAAGCGGCATAGCTATGCCACCAAGTCCAACCAACACCGGGTCGTCAAAACCCCTG GTGGCAAGTTAGTTTATCAGACTACGAAGAAGAGGGCTAGTGGACCCAAATGCCCTGTTACTGGCAAGAGGATCCAAGGG ATTCCGCATCTTAGACCTGCTGAATACAAGAGGTCCAGACTAGCCAGGAACCGGAGGACTGTGAACCGTGCTTATGGTGGGGTTTTGTCCGGTAGCGCTGTGAGGGAAAG GATCATCAGGGCTTTCCTAGTGGAAGAACAAAAGATTGTTAAGAAGGTTTTGAAGATTCAAAAGGCGAAGGAAAAGCTAGCTGCCAAGAGCTAA
- the LOC113754319 gene encoding CDGSH iron-sulfur domain-containing protein NEET-like, with product MASMASASVAPAGFSYGRPPFSASEKLRRTVVVRAEAINPGIRKTEDKVVDSVVIAELNKPLTAYCRCWRSGTFPLCDGSHVKHNKATGDNVGPLLVKKQ from the exons ATGGCGTCCATGGCTAGTGCAAGCGTAGCTCCTGCTGGATTCTCATACGGCAGGCCTCCATTTTCTGCTTCAGAGAAGCTGAGGAGAACGGTGGTGGTGAGGGCTGAAGCCATAAACCCAGGTATCAGGAAGACCGAAGACAAAGTGGTGGACTCTGTTGTTATCGCCGAACTGAACAAGCCTCTCACTGCTTACTGCAG GTGTTGGCGGTCTGGGACTTTCCCTTTATGCGATGGAAGCCATGTGAAGCACAATAAGGCTACTGGAGACAATGTTGGGCCTCTGCTAGTGAAGAAGCAGTGA
- the LOC113752652 gene encoding putative NAC domain-containing protein 94, which yields MDERNDSSEKLDEVMLPGFRFHPTDEELVGFYLRRKIQQRPLSIELIKQLDIYKYDPWDLPKLATTGEKEWYFYCPRDRKYRNSARPNRVTGAGFWKATGTDRPIYSSEGSKCIGLKKSLVFYRGRAAKGIKTDWMMHEFRLPSLSDTGPSKRYMDKNNIPANDAWAICRIFKKANSNAQRALSHSWISPVPQTTPTTITSDFLTQNVYGTSNFSSSNMSLTTKTSSVIQFGDSNSDLQQSSIASTFSPLDTSPYKSIVNQMSSNIEPSQISVSKCVPPTSTFPTIPIPTSEPLKYTIDASSLLLNMSSSMFGDFDDKVSQDQYFHNFSITVPDQVTRRNANHDDQEETALVNDPNVAQRDQLWGTMQSVGYPFNFPLNMGDAWKSNLFWDSSPCPSSDMSTNFSTNKCYT from the exons ATGGATGAGAGAAATGATAGTAGTGAAAAGTTGGATGAAGTGATGTTGCCAGGGTTCAGGTTTCATCCAACAGATGAAGAACTTGTAGGGTTTTATCTAAGAAGGAAGATACAGCAGCGACCTCTTTCCATTGAACTTATCAAGCAACTTGACATCTATAAATATGATCCATGGGATCTTCCAA AGTTAGCAACAACTGGAGAAAAAGAATGGTATTTTTATTGTCCAAGGGACCGAAAATATAGAAACAGTGCACGGCCGAATAGAGTAACTGGAGCTGGATTCTGGAAGGCGACGGGCACTGACAGGCCTATCTACTCCTCTGAAGGTTCCAAGTGCATTGGCCTAAAGAAATCCCTAGTTTTCTACAGGGGTAGAGCTGCAAAAGGGATAAAGACTGACTGGATGATGCATGAGTTTAGGTTACCTTCACTTAGTGACACAGGACCATCCAAGAGATACATGGACAAGAATAATATTCCAGCTAAT GACGCATGGGCAATTTGCAGGATATTCAAGAAAGCAAACTCAAATGCGCAAAGGGCTCTTTCTCATTCTTGGATCTCTCCTGTACCTCAAACAACTCCTACTACTATAACATCTGACTTTCTAACTCAAAATGTTTACGGTACTAGCAATTTCAGCTCAAGTAACATGTCATTAACAACCAAAACAAGTTCAGTAATCCAGTTTGGAGATAGTAACAGTGATTTACAACAATCATCAATTGCTAGTACTTTTTCTCCACTAGATACTTCTCCCTATAAATCCATCGTCAACCAAATGAGCAGCAACATTGAACCATCTCAGATTTCTGTTTCAAAATGTGTCCCTCCGACCTCCACATTTCCAACCATCCCAATCCCAACATCTGAACCCTTAAAATACACTATTGACGCTTCTTCCTTGCTACTAAACATGTCCTCCTCCATGTTTGGCGATTTTGATGATAAAGTGTCACAAGATCAGTACTTCCACAACTTCTCAATCACAGTGCCTGATCAGGTTACTAGAAGAAATGCTAATCATGATGATCAAGAGGAGACAGCATTGGTGAATGATCCCAATGTAGCACAAAGGGATCAACTCTGGGGGACGATGCAATCCGTTGGATATCCCTTCAACTTCCCGTTGAATATGGGAGATGCATGGAAGTCGAACTTGTTCTGGGATTCTTCACCTTGCCCTAGTAGTGATATGTCCACTAATTTTTCGACCAACAAGTGTTATACTTAA
- the LOC113753910 gene encoding uncharacterized protein LOC113753910 isoform X2, translating into MSSTSALLILSLPLKLCNGSSNHDSSKHLPLPFSGDHIRSLAGSYTLRQLNQLPSSLSFRAPSASSPVHRSRRRCICFYSGSFVLTGLIETAAIPYLGVQIRELSLDEKAEILFLDQAITTAAVLAVLYGITSSFGPLPEDVFRYDIREPFNLQKGWIVWAGIGLVGALAAIALTGVAVSFFSGETPQRETDALVRLLPLIGSSSISTACLVGITGILAPLLEETVFRGFFMVALTKWLPTPLSIVVSAAVFAIAHLTPGEFPQLFVLGIALGLSYAQTRNLLTPITIHALWNSGVILLLTFLELQGYDIREMIQAS; encoded by the exons ATGTCCTCCACTTCCGCGCTACTTATACTATCTCTTCCCTTAAAACTCTGCAATGGAAGTAGTAATCATGATTCATCTAAACACCTACCTCTCCCTTTTTCCGGTGATCATATTCGCAGTCTTGCTGGTTCTTATACTCTTCGCCAATTGAACCAACTTCCCAGTTCGCTCAGTTTCAGGGCCCCTTCAGCTTCAAGCCCTGTTCACCGTTCACGGCGACGTTGCATCTGCTTTTACTCCG GCAGTTTTGTTTTGACAGGACTAATTGAAACAGCAGCAATACCATATTTGGGAGTCCAAATCAGAGAATTGAGTTTAGATGAGAAGGCAGAAATATTGTTCCTTGACCAAGC CATTACCACTGCAGCTGTGCTTGCAGTGCTTTATGGAATTACCAGCTCATTTGGACCACTTCCCGAGGATGTATTTCGTTATG ATATTAGAGAACCTTTCAATCTTCAGAAAGGGTGGATAGTATGGGCGGGTATTGGTCTTGTTGGAGCTCTAGCTGCCATTGCACTAACGGGTGTTGCAGTATCCTTCTTTAGTGGTGAGACCCCACAAAGAGAG ACCGACGCTCTTGTTCGCTTGCTTCCGTTGATTGGATCCTCAAGTATCAG CACTGCTTGCCTTGTGGGAATCACCGGTATCCTTGCTCCACTTCTTGAGGAGACTGTTTTTAGAGGGTTTTTCATGGTGGCTCTGACCAAATG GTTGCCTACACCACTTTCCATCGTTGTTAGTGCTGCTGTATTTGCAATTGCACATCTCACCCCTGGAGAATTTCCTCAGCTGTTTGTACTTG GTATTGCTTTGGGATTATCTTATGCTCAAACACGCAACCTTCTAAcacctataacaattcatgcTCTTTGGAACTCTGGAGTTATCTTACTGCTCACCTTCCTTGAG CTTCAAGGATATGACATCAGAGAGATGATACAAGCATCTTGA
- the LOC113753910 gene encoding uncharacterized protein LOC113753910 isoform X3, with protein MSSTSALLILSLPLKLCNGSSNHDSSKHLPLPFSGDHIRSLAGSYTLRQLNQLPSSLSFRAPSASSPVHRSRRRCICFYSGLIETAAIPYLGVQIRELSLDEKAEILFLDQAITTAAVLAVLYGITSSFGPLPEDVFRYDIREPFNLQKGWIVWAGIGLVGALAAIALTGVAVSFFSGETPQRETDALVRLLPLIGSSSISTACLVGITGILAPLLEETVFRGFFMVALTKWLPTPLSIVVSAAVFAIAHLTPGEFPQLFVLGIALGLSYAQTRNLLTPITIHALWNSGVILLLTFLELQGYDIREMIQAS; from the exons ATGTCCTCCACTTCCGCGCTACTTATACTATCTCTTCCCTTAAAACTCTGCAATGGAAGTAGTAATCATGATTCATCTAAACACCTACCTCTCCCTTTTTCCGGTGATCATATTCGCAGTCTTGCTGGTTCTTATACTCTTCGCCAATTGAACCAACTTCCCAGTTCGCTCAGTTTCAGGGCCCCTTCAGCTTCAAGCCCTGTTCACCGTTCACGGCGACGTTGCATCTGCTTTTACTCCG GACTAATTGAAACAGCAGCAATACCATATTTGGGAGTCCAAATCAGAGAATTGAGTTTAGATGAGAAGGCAGAAATATTGTTCCTTGACCAAGC CATTACCACTGCAGCTGTGCTTGCAGTGCTTTATGGAATTACCAGCTCATTTGGACCACTTCCCGAGGATGTATTTCGTTATG ATATTAGAGAACCTTTCAATCTTCAGAAAGGGTGGATAGTATGGGCGGGTATTGGTCTTGTTGGAGCTCTAGCTGCCATTGCACTAACGGGTGTTGCAGTATCCTTCTTTAGTGGTGAGACCCCACAAAGAGAG ACCGACGCTCTTGTTCGCTTGCTTCCGTTGATTGGATCCTCAAGTATCAG CACTGCTTGCCTTGTGGGAATCACCGGTATCCTTGCTCCACTTCTTGAGGAGACTGTTTTTAGAGGGTTTTTCATGGTGGCTCTGACCAAATG GTTGCCTACACCACTTTCCATCGTTGTTAGTGCTGCTGTATTTGCAATTGCACATCTCACCCCTGGAGAATTTCCTCAGCTGTTTGTACTTG GTATTGCTTTGGGATTATCTTATGCTCAAACACGCAACCTTCTAAcacctataacaattcatgcTCTTTGGAACTCTGGAGTTATCTTACTGCTCACCTTCCTTGAG CTTCAAGGATATGACATCAGAGAGATGATACAAGCATCTTGA
- the LOC113753910 gene encoding uncharacterized protein LOC113753910 isoform X1 — protein sequence MSSTSALLILSLPLKLCNGSSNHDSSKHLPLPFSGDHIRSLAGSYTLRQLNQLPSSLSFRAPSASSPVHRSRRRCICFYSGKESEQKGDGLDSPILRRWDVPWKWQTVSLTSLACGLSFVLTGLIETAAIPYLGVQIRELSLDEKAEILFLDQAITTAAVLAVLYGITSSFGPLPEDVFRYDIREPFNLQKGWIVWAGIGLVGALAAIALTGVAVSFFSGETPQRETDALVRLLPLIGSSSISTACLVGITGILAPLLEETVFRGFFMVALTKWLPTPLSIVVSAAVFAIAHLTPGEFPQLFVLGIALGLSYAQTRNLLTPITIHALWNSGVILLLTFLELQGYDIREMIQAS from the exons ATGTCCTCCACTTCCGCGCTACTTATACTATCTCTTCCCTTAAAACTCTGCAATGGAAGTAGTAATCATGATTCATCTAAACACCTACCTCTCCCTTTTTCCGGTGATCATATTCGCAGTCTTGCTGGTTCTTATACTCTTCGCCAATTGAACCAACTTCCCAGTTCGCTCAGTTTCAGGGCCCCTTCAGCTTCAAGCCCTGTTCACCGTTCACGGCGACGTTGCATCTGCTTTTACTCCGGTAAAGAATCAGAGCAGAAA GGAGATGGATTGGACTCGCCAATACTAAGGCGGTGGGATGTGCCTTGGAAATGGCAGACAGTTTCTTTGACCTCACTGGCTTGCGGATTGAg TTTTGTTTTGACAGGACTAATTGAAACAGCAGCAATACCATATTTGGGAGTCCAAATCAGAGAATTGAGTTTAGATGAGAAGGCAGAAATATTGTTCCTTGACCAAGC CATTACCACTGCAGCTGTGCTTGCAGTGCTTTATGGAATTACCAGCTCATTTGGACCACTTCCCGAGGATGTATTTCGTTATG ATATTAGAGAACCTTTCAATCTTCAGAAAGGGTGGATAGTATGGGCGGGTATTGGTCTTGTTGGAGCTCTAGCTGCCATTGCACTAACGGGTGTTGCAGTATCCTTCTTTAGTGGTGAGACCCCACAAAGAGAG ACCGACGCTCTTGTTCGCTTGCTTCCGTTGATTGGATCCTCAAGTATCAG CACTGCTTGCCTTGTGGGAATCACCGGTATCCTTGCTCCACTTCTTGAGGAGACTGTTTTTAGAGGGTTTTTCATGGTGGCTCTGACCAAATG GTTGCCTACACCACTTTCCATCGTTGTTAGTGCTGCTGTATTTGCAATTGCACATCTCACCCCTGGAGAATTTCCTCAGCTGTTTGTACTTG GTATTGCTTTGGGATTATCTTATGCTCAAACACGCAACCTTCTAAcacctataacaattcatgcTCTTTGGAACTCTGGAGTTATCTTACTGCTCACCTTCCTTGAG CTTCAAGGATATGACATCAGAGAGATGATACAAGCATCTTGA